The following DNA comes from Gammaproteobacteria bacterium.
GCCTGGTTAAACCAAACACTGTCTCCTGTGGTCGGGTGCCTAGCAATACCAACGCGCTTTTGTATGATTCGTATACCTCCATCGGCTTTCCATTGGTATTGAATATCATTTTCTCGACAATGTTGCTCAACCGCTGCCTTATCGCTCGTTTCAAATGTGTCTTGCCACGAATTTCCAAACATTGCCCCCGAGCCATTATGCAAATTGCGTATATACTTGAGCCCCTTTTGAGCAAACATATCCACAAGCTCTTTAGGCAAACTGGCGAGAATCGCTCTATTGTCCGCAACCAGTGTATTGCCTCCCTCTTTCGGCGCAATCTGACAACAAAAATACAGATGGCTTGGCCATTTGGCGGCGTACGATAGCTCGCTGTGTAGAGAAATAAATAGCTCGGACGGGTGTTCCGTGGAAGTATAGATATTGCCACTGCCACTTAACTTTGTCCTGGGCGAGTTTCCATCGACATAATTCAGCAATGTGCCAGGCATTGCATCAACACAGTCTTGAAGATTTTGGGGAGAATCGACACCAAATCCTTTGAACAATATTGCACCATGTTTAAGCAGGAGATATTCAATTTCCTCCTCATTCTCGTTGCAAAACTCGGGAAAATTTACACTGGCAGAATCATCCTGCCGCCACGTATACAGAAAATCTGATTGCTCGTAAACCAATTACCCACTCCTTGTTTTAGCAGCACTCTATAGCGACGAAGTCCTGGCATACAACACCTGTTTCTATCGCCTCAGTATTAAAACATATCAAAGAAACACGCTCACCTTATTTGTGAGAAAAAAGCAACCTAAATTCACAAAAAACATAATTTTTCAACCTAGGAAAATTTATAATTGCATTGTGTAAAATAATCTGACTATGAGAAAAAACCAAAGAGCTTGATACTAACTGCTGTCAATTTTGAACAGAAAATTGGCTACACCTATTACGCACACTGCTGTAGTTCAAAACAAATGTTTTCGTTAGAATTTTTTATTGCGTAGAAAATCAAAGCAAGATATTCTTACCCGCAATAGCGATCACAACAATAAAGTAGTTGTACGGATGAGCGTAGTTAAATGGAAGTCAAGCTTAGTAATAATAACGTACTAGAGTTGGTACATAGATCCGTCATTGCATATCCCCAGGCTGCTGCACTAGAACATAAAGACGGTTTTATAGATTATCAAACGCTGGAGCGGCACACGAACTGTGTT
Coding sequences within:
- a CDS encoding TauD/TfdA family dioxygenase, whose product is MVYEQSDFLYTWRQDDSASVNFPEFCNENEEEIEYLLLKHGAILFKGFGVDSPQNLQDCVDAMPGTLLNYVDGNSPRTKLSGSGNIYTSTEHPSELFISLHSELSYAAKWPSHLYFCCQIAPKEGGNTLVADNRAILASLPKELVDMFAQKGLKYIRNLHNGSGAMFGNSWQDTFETSDKAAVEQHCRENDIQYQWKADGGIRIIQKRVGIARHPTTGDSVWFNQADQFHPSTNPPEVYEAIMELFPDPLDMPQWVCFGDDTPIDTDIFEVVTSTTKQHTVYFPWEKGDFLVLDNMLVSHGRSPFSGDRRILVAMSA